Proteins encoded in a region of the Benincasa hispida cultivar B227 chromosome 2, ASM972705v1, whole genome shotgun sequence genome:
- the LOC120072100 gene encoding nucleolar protein 58-like has product MADQNSQPFASPSTPSTTQISMREAAFLASSRRLAAQPQTVLRVAKRPQRNPLAARPFQFKRGKVLKAPHSQHQQSSLKVRRKDRMTKSWGCKPTTAYGGGDGGSDRRNGGRGTRRSTLALEDPKETVNVDSYEGPSRVVLEEVAAEKQSEVVEEKKKKKKSKGKKIGEGEPSHHRKAEKKNKEKENEEDEEAKLRKRKERGERKERRREERRLRKEEEKKKRAASLEMDGASTSVRKDRGNQHNLGSQCNLKQRNWLQLTKENKEMLPT; this is encoded by the exons ATGGCCGACCAAAATTCCCAGCCTTTCGCTTCACCCTCAACACCTTCAACAACCCAAATatccatgcgagaggcagcattccttgcTTCCAGTCGCCGTCTTGCCGCCCAACCACAGACCGTTCTTAGAGTCGCCAAAAGACCTCAGCGAAATCCTTTAGCTGCCAGGCCGTTCCAGTTCAAAAGGGGCAAAGTGCTAAAAGCACCCCACTCCCAACACCAGCAATCTTCACTGAAAGTGAGAAGAAAAGACAGGATGACAAAGAG ctggggttgtaaaccaaccactgcctACGGAGGAGGTGACGGTGGAAGTGACAGAAGAAATGGTGGAAGAGGAACGAGGAGAAGCACTCTAGCTTTAGAGGATCCTAAGGAGACTGTCAACGTAGACTCCTATGAAGGACCCTCCAGAGTTGTGTTAGAGGAAGTTGCGGCAGAAAAGCAGTCGGAGGTGGttgaggaaaagaagaagaaaaagaagagcaaaGGAAAGAAGATCGGAGAAGGTGAGCCATCCCATCATCGCAAAgcagagaaaaagaataaagagaaggagaatgaagaagatgaggaggccaAACTGAGGAAGAGGAAAGAGAGGGGAGAAAGGAAAGAGCGCAGGCGTGAGGAAAGGCGCCTgaggaaggaagaagaaaagaagaagagggctGCGAGCCTAGAGATGGACGGTGCATCCACCTCCGTGAGGAAGGACAGGGGGAATCAGCACAACTTAGGGAGCCAGTGTAACCTGAAACAACGTAATTGGTTGCAACTGACGAAGGAGAATAAGGAGATGTTACCCACCTGA